From a region of the Helianthus annuus cultivar XRQ/B chromosome 5, HanXRQr2.0-SUNRISE, whole genome shotgun sequence genome:
- the LOC110887662 gene encoding uncharacterized protein LOC110887662, which produces MEDLKGHLQCQTPTQGSDIWYWNNSKNHEFSVKCVKASLGQQLDLNSSTYEFGWNNWVSNKCIMFVWRAIEEKIASATALRNRGLNVQEIVCKTCGADEESAEHILLKCNFAKRTWEMVTSWLKIPMVNVNGSLKDILMEINEIQRSRSMRKAIHAVAIQTMWHLWKTRNERVFKGRQGKVQIVMEEIKETSYQGVKQRSKHDSISRQEWWDFNVIL; this is translated from the coding sequence atggAAGACTTAAAGGGGCATCTACAATGTCAGACACCGACACAAGGAAGTGATATTTGGTACTGGAACAATAGCAAAAATCACGAGTTCAGCGTAAAGTGTGTCAAAGCTTCATTGGGTCAGCAGTTAGACTTAAATTCATCAACTTATGAGTTCGGTTGGAACAATTGGGTGTCTAACAAGTGTATAATGTTCGTATGGCGTGCAATAGAGGAGAAGATAGCGTCTGCTACGGCTCTTAGAAATAGAGGTTTAAACGTCCAGGAGATCGTCTGCAAAACATGTGGAGCTGATGAAGAATCTGCAGAACATATTTTACTTAAATGCAATTTTGCAAAAAGAACTTGGGAGATGGTAACGAGTTGGCTGAAAATTCCGATGGTGAATGTTAATGGCAGTTTGAAAGATATTCTGATGGAGATAAATGAAATTCAGCGGAGTAGAAGTATGCGGAAAGCGATCCATGCAGTGGCAATTCAAACAATGTGGCATCTGTGGAAGACTAGAAACGAAAGGGTTTTCAAGGGCAGACAAGGCAAGGTACAGATCGTTATGGAAGAAATTAAGGAGACATCTTATCAAGGGGTGAAGCAAAGGTCAAAACACGACTCGATATCAAGACAGGAATGGTGGGATTTTAATGTAATTTTGTAG